Proteins from one Entomospira culicis genomic window:
- the greA gene encoding transcription elongation factor GreA produces MTDPLLDRVQQLLEEESWTSASINDFTISRFESIDALIEQITEKEAVEQVREHCDEWLKNHKQSITALYLGGLLAWREQLLEEADFLELISLFYQKGRLPVVEHLCHRMLSYGENKSALEYLAERYLQAGQEDEYFAVLERLVKVDYNNATVAFQLAQIYEGRGELKSAIALYKKAIFRYIHRKHVQGIHESWVKLLALDPRAYDVFNAIILKVESTIDPLRASEFIREYYLHLRKQDQIDLAIVQLKKILSMNAKDNIARRDLVDAYRQKYSEHSRLEEVLKISCLAQNWRPITEALESFDKHISLDKGKFVYHRNWGVGRVRSITEDEVLIDFAKQRGHKMALDMATTSLMGLDKHHIWVLKATMPKEKLRAKIKSEMIWALTILAGSNGGRTDFKRIKAELVPSLFTQSEWSTWSNEARRLTKTVDIFGNDGSKVDAYTLRNTPISFEEKEWNRFKGEENFFKKLAIFEQFIEECDTESEYLQEMYKYFYSYVRSDAHVDLYTIMSYLLIQRITKMGLSLDTNIPYNFKDFFDTVLDIEPLFMGIEGDGYRHEFLINVKRYVEHWQEVYLALLPLQPSASMVDDLLASHREEDIKAVFQTILDRYRSHFDAFWSLISYLQLDEGRFERFGIDRERVVFAMLHLVDISARNVQAKKDLIQSKRIYRLTFGWLFKDGHLETFLEESSEKIASRLFALLREMRGVEEKDVELVKTMILARYPSLDLEVVKKSSSESEVMHPRRMATDVLWVTEKSYHQKQHRLKEILEVEIPRNSAEIGEAIKKGDLKENAEYISGKEMQNQLQMEVGRLQKDIEQARLFTPDQVDASMIGFGVVVTLQPIEGKRKETYTILGPWESNPDKKIISYQAPFAMKLLGKKVGDTCEFTINDRHYHYEVLEITPTKF; encoded by the coding sequence ATGACAGACCCTTTGTTGGATCGTGTGCAGCAGTTATTGGAAGAAGAGAGTTGGACAAGCGCCTCGATAAACGACTTTACCATCAGCCGTTTTGAGAGCATTGATGCCCTTATCGAGCAGATAACCGAGAAGGAGGCAGTTGAACAGGTGCGTGAGCACTGCGATGAGTGGTTGAAGAATCACAAGCAGAGCATTACGGCTCTTTATCTGGGTGGTCTTTTGGCGTGGCGTGAACAGTTGTTGGAAGAGGCAGACTTCTTGGAGTTGATTAGTCTCTTTTATCAAAAAGGTCGTCTGCCGGTGGTCGAGCATCTATGTCATCGCATGCTCTCTTATGGCGAGAATAAGAGTGCACTGGAGTATCTTGCCGAGCGCTATCTACAGGCGGGGCAAGAGGATGAGTACTTTGCTGTTTTAGAGCGATTGGTTAAGGTTGATTATAATAATGCGACGGTTGCGTTTCAGCTGGCACAAATCTACGAAGGGCGCGGTGAGCTAAAGAGCGCGATTGCTCTTTATAAAAAAGCGATTTTTCGTTATATTCACCGTAAACATGTGCAGGGTATTCATGAGAGCTGGGTGAAGTTACTCGCTCTTGATCCACGCGCTTACGATGTTTTCAATGCGATTATCCTCAAGGTGGAGAGCACGATTGATCCTTTGCGTGCCTCCGAATTTATCCGTGAGTACTATCTGCATTTGCGCAAGCAAGATCAGATCGATTTAGCGATTGTTCAGCTCAAAAAGATCCTCTCGATGAATGCGAAGGACAATATTGCCCGTCGTGATTTGGTCGATGCCTATCGCCAGAAGTATTCCGAGCACTCTCGCTTAGAAGAGGTCTTGAAGATCTCTTGTTTGGCACAAAATTGGCGTCCTATCACCGAGGCGCTGGAGAGTTTTGATAAGCATATCAGTTTGGATAAGGGCAAGTTTGTCTACCACCGCAACTGGGGTGTGGGGCGTGTGCGGAGCATCACTGAGGACGAGGTGCTAATCGACTTTGCCAAACAGCGCGGACACAAAATGGCGCTCGATATGGCCACCACTAGCTTGATGGGGCTGGATAAGCACCATATTTGGGTGTTAAAGGCGACGATGCCCAAGGAGAAGCTGCGTGCAAAGATTAAGTCTGAGATGATCTGGGCGTTGACGATTTTGGCCGGAAGCAATGGCGGTAGGACCGACTTTAAACGCATCAAGGCCGAACTTGTCCCCTCGCTCTTTACGCAAAGTGAGTGGAGCACGTGGAGTAATGAGGCGCGTCGTTTGACCAAGACGGTGGATATTTTTGGGAACGACGGCAGTAAAGTTGACGCCTATACCCTACGCAATACCCCAATCAGCTTTGAGGAGAAAGAGTGGAATCGCTTTAAGGGTGAGGAAAATTTCTTTAAAAAGCTTGCCATCTTTGAGCAATTTATTGAAGAGTGCGACACCGAAAGTGAGTATCTGCAGGAGATGTACAAGTACTTTTACTCGTATGTACGTAGCGATGCGCACGTCGATCTCTATACCATTATGAGCTATCTGCTTATTCAACGTATTACGAAGATGGGGCTCTCGCTGGATACCAATATTCCGTATAATTTTAAAGATTTTTTTGACACAGTTTTGGATATTGAACCGCTCTTTATGGGCATCGAGGGCGATGGCTATCGCCATGAATTCCTGATTAATGTAAAGCGCTATGTGGAGCATTGGCAAGAGGTCTACTTGGCGCTGTTACCCTTACAGCCTTCTGCGTCGATGGTGGATGACTTGCTGGCTAGCCATCGCGAAGAGGATATTAAGGCGGTGTTCCAGACGATTTTGGATCGTTATCGTAGCCATTTTGATGCCTTCTGGTCGCTGATCTCTTACCTTCAGCTCGATGAGGGGCGCTTTGAGCGCTTTGGCATCGATCGCGAACGTGTGGTCTTTGCGATGCTCCACTTGGTCGATATTTCGGCGCGCAACGTGCAAGCTAAGAAAGATCTTATTCAGAGTAAGCGTATCTACCGTTTGACCTTCGGTTGGCTCTTCAAAGATGGTCATTTAGAGACCTTCCTCGAGGAATCTAGTGAAAAGATCGCCTCGCGTCTCTTTGCCCTCTTGCGTGAAATGCGCGGGGTAGAAGAGAAGGATGTCGAGTTGGTTAAGACAATGATCTTGGCACGCTATCCATCGCTTGATCTTGAGGTGGTAAAGAAGAGTTCTAGTGAGAGCGAAGTGATGCACCCGCGCCGTATGGCTACTGATGTCTTGTGGGTTACGGAGAAATCTTATCACCAGAAGCAACATCGCCTTAAAGAGATTTTGGAGGTGGAAATTCCTCGCAACTCTGCTGAAATTGGCGAGGCGATTAAGAAGGGCGACCTTAAAGAGAACGCCGAGTATATCAGTGGTAAAGAGATGCAGAATCAGCTCCAGATGGAGGTTGGACGCTTGCAAAAAGATATCGAACAGGCGCGCCTCTTCACGCCCGATCAAGTTGACGCTAGCATGATTGGCTTTGGCGTGGTGGTTACGCTGCAACCTATCGAGGGCAAGCGTAAAGAGACCTACACGATTCTTGGCCCGTGGGAGAGTAACCCCGATAAGAAGATTATCTCCTACCAAGCTCCCTTTGCCATGAAATTACTGGGCAAAAAGGTGGGCGATACCTGCGAATTCACCATCAACGACCGCCACTACCACTATGAAGTGTTGGAGATTACTCCTACCAAATTCTAA